One part of the Melospiza melodia melodia isolate bMelMel2 chromosome 3, bMelMel2.pri, whole genome shotgun sequence genome encodes these proteins:
- the LAMP5 gene encoding lysosome-associated membrane glycoprotein 5: MAGGLLPGLLFILHAAARLAAEQEVENLSGLSPNPEKDIFVVRENRTTCLMAEFAAKFIVPYDVWASNYVDLITEQADIPLSRGAEMKGKCGTNESELELSWLDQAYTLKLSFLKEGHNTSRGPEASWKLSRIQFTYDTSERTYFKDAVSPGKHTASSHRLSALVTPAGRSYECQAQQTIALVSSDHQKSVQLLLSEVRLQPFDIPADFVFSEEHKCPVDQQEQLEETLPLILGLILGLMIVVTLGIYHIHHKLTASQVQIPRDRSQYKHMG, translated from the exons ATGGCCGGGGGGCTTCTCCCGGGGCTGCTTTTCATCTTGC ACGCCGCGGCTCGCCTGGCCGCCGAGCAAGAAGTTGAAAACCTCTCCGGGCTCTCCCCTAACCCCGAGAAGGACATCTTCGTGGTGCGGGAAAACCGGACGACGTGTCTCATGGCCGAATTCGCCGCCAAGTTCATCGTCCCCTACGACGTGTGGGCCAGCAATTATGTGGAT CTGATCACGGAGCAAGCCGATATCCCGCTGTCGCGGGGCGCCGAGATGAAGGGCAAGTGCGGCACGAACGAGTCGGAGCTGGAGCTCTCGTGGCTGGACCAAGCGTACACCCTCAAACTCTCCTTCCTGAAG GAGGGGCACAACACGTCCCGGGGCCCCGAGGCGTCCTGGAAGCTCAGCCGGATCCAGTTCACGTACGACACCTCCGAGCGCACCTACTTCAAGGATGCCGTCAGCC cCGGGAAGCACACGGCCTCCTCGCACCGGCTCTCGGCCCTGGTGACCCCTGCCGGGCGCTCCTACGAGTGCCAGGCACAGCAGACCATCGCCCTCGTCTCCAGCGACCACCAGAAGTCCGTGCAGCTCCTGCTGTCGGAAGTGCGGCTCCAGCCCTTCGACATTCCCGCGGATTTTGTCTTCAGTGAAG AGCACAAGTGCCCGGTggaccagcaggagcagctggaggaaaCGCTGCCCCTGATCCTGGGGCTGATCCTGGGGCTGATGATCGTGGTCACCCTGGGCATCTACCACATCCACCACAAGCTGACAGCCAGCCAGGTGCAGATCCCTCGGGACAGATCTCAGTACAAACACATGGGCTAG
- the PAK5 gene encoding serine/threonine-protein kinase PAK 5 isoform X2, whose translation MFGKKKKRLEISGPSNFEHRVHTGFDHREQKFTGLPQQWHSLLADTANRPKPMVDPSCITPIQLAPMKTIVRGNKPRKDTSINGLLEEFDNISVTRSNSLRKESPPRHHQGSANHAPRPREENGFIMCSQYSSESDSTAEGSGERLRDRALCGDEWDRYCQGSLAARHNGHLLKVTARDFYYSEVAPLQPELSRFLPDYQAHLESKPKALEYGGLRLEYQRVPSGSSLDYRDSFPYAPSRASLQSEGPRDRLDYGDPDWGHGLAKEDMDKRPKSSYVDPASPQPAMRQRSRSGSGLQEPAMPYAGSAFKAHQQGHPYSSYTYPRLSESAAGVPKVDYERAQLVVSPPLCGSDTYPRGPAKLPQSQGKGGYPGGGGYQYPVPYHKAPHVPQPGSPFVSPGSYPSSPSLAPGAYPPPSWGSCSEQAPSRVSHEQFRAALQLVVSPGDPREYLDSFLKIGEGSTGIVCIATERHSGKQVAVKKMDLRKQQRRELLFNEVVIMRDYHHENVVDMYNSYLVGDELWVVMEFLEGGALTDIVTHTRMNEEQIATVCVSVLRALSYLHHQGVIHRDIKSDSILLTSDGRIKLSDFGFCAQVSKEVPRRKSLVGTPYWMAPEVISRLPYGTEVDIWSLGIMVMEMIDGEPPYFNEPPLQAMRRIRDNLPPRVKDTHKVSAVLRGFLDSMLVREPSQRATAQELLRHPFLKLAGPPSCIVPLMRQHRHR comes from the exons ACCATTGTTCGGGGGAACAAGCCTCGAAAGGACACTTCCATCAACGGGCTGCTGGAGGAGTTTGACAACATCTCGGTGACCCGCTCCAACTCGCTGCGGAAGGAGAGCCCTCCCCGGCACCACCAGGGCAGTGCCAACCACGCGCCCCGGCCCCGGGAGGAGAATGGCTTCATCATGTGCTCGCAGTACTCGAGCGAGTCGGACAGCACGGCCGAGGGCTCCGGGGAGCGGCTGCGGGACCGGGCCCTGTGCGGGGACGAGTGGGACCGCTactgccagggcagcctggccgcCAGGCACAACGGGCACCTGCTCAAGGTCACGGCCCGCGACTTCTACTACTCAGAGGTGGCTCccctgcagccagagctgtcccggTTCCTCCCGGATTACCAGGCTCACCTGGAGAGCAAGCCCAAGGCGCTGGAATACGGCGGCCTGAGGCTGGAGTACCAGCGCGTGCCCAGCGGCTCCTCCCTGGACTACCGAGATTCCTTCCCCTATGCTCCGTCCCGGGCCTCGCTGCAGAGCGAGGGCCCCCGGGACAGGCTGGACTACGGGGACCCTGACTGGGGACACGGCCTCGCCAAGGAGGACATGGACAAGAGGCCCAAGTCCTCATACGTGGACCCCGCAAGCCCCCAGCCGGCCATGAGGCAGAGGTCCAGGTCGGGCTCGGGCCTGCAGGAGCCGGCCATGCCCTACGCGGGCAGCGCCTTCAAAGCTCACCAGCAGGGACATCCCTACAGCTCATACACCTACCCCCGGCTGTCCGAGAGCGCAGCAGGAGTGCCCAAG GTGGACTATGAGCGAGCGCAGCTGGTGGTCAGCCCCCCGCTCTGCGGCTCGGACACGTACCCCCGGGGCCCAGCCAAGCTACCTCAGAGCCAGGGCAAGGGCGGCtaccccggcggcggcggctacCAGTACCCCGTGCCGTACCACAAGGCTCCCCACGTGCCGCAGCCCGGCTCCCCGTTCGTGTCCCCGGGCTCGTACCCCAGCTCGCCCAGCCTGGCGCCCGGCGCGTACCCCCCGCCCAGCTGGGGCTCGTGCTCGGAGCAGGCGCCCTCCAGGGTGTCCCACGAGCAGTTCCGCGCCGCCCTGCAGCTGGTGGTGAGCCCCGGGGACCCCCGTGAGTACCTGGACAGCTTCCTCAAGATCGGCGAGGGCTCCACGGGCATCGTGTGCATCGCCACCGAGCGCCACTCGGGCAAGCAGGTGGCCGTCAAGAAGATGGACCTCAGGAAGCAGCAGAGGAGGGAGCTGCTCTTCAATGAG GTGGTGATCATGAGGGATTACCACCACGAGAACGTGGTGGACATGTACAACAGTTACCTGGTGGGGGACGAGCTCTGGGTGGTGATGGAGTTCCTGGAGGGCGGCGCCCTGACCGACATCGTCACTCACACCAG GATGAACGAGGAGCAGATCGCCACGGTGTGCGTGTCCGTGCTGCGCGCCCTGTCCTACCTGCACCACCAGGGCGTCATCCACCGCGACATCAAGAGCGACTCCATCCTGCTCACCAGCGACGGCAGG ATAAAATTGTCTGACTTCGGCTTCTGTGCCCAAGTGTCAAAGGAGGTCCCCAGGAGGAAGTCCCTGGTTGGGACACCCTATTGGATGGCACCAGAGGTGATATCCCGCCTGCCCTACGGCACTGAG GtggacatctggtccctgggcatcatgGTGATGGAGATGATCGACGGGGAGCCGCCGTACTTCAACGAGCCGCCGCTGCAGGCCATGCGCCGCATCCGGGACAACCTCCCGCCCCGCGTCAAGGACACGCACAAG GTCTCGGCGGTGCTGCGGGGCTTCCTAGACTCCATGCTGGTGCGGGAGCCCTCGCAGCGAGCCACGGCGCAGGAGCTGCTCCGACACCCCTTCCTGAAGCTGGCCGGGCCCCCCTCGTGCATCGTGCCCCTCATGAGGCAGCACAGGCACCGCTGA